From the Polaribacter huanghezhanensis genome, the window TTGTTTTGAACTAAAAAAAGGATAATGAATCTTTGTGAATGCAATTTGTTTAAATCCTATTTTCTTTGATTTCCAAATCTACTCAATTTTGATAGAGAATCAATCGAACTTACAATAATTACTTAATTTTTTGCCACTTATCGTTATTTGTTGTAGAAATTCTTTGCAACAAACTTTTCATTTTAGAAGTATTGTTAGTTCTTGGTCCGTCAGAAAATATGTTTGCAATTTCATCTGCTTTGGCATCGAAGAAAAACCGAATGATATGATTTCCGATTGTTTTATTATACAATTGTTCTAATTGTAAAACCGAGCTTTCAATCGTAGATTTTGCTTTCTTTTTATCTGTAGAAAACTCGTCCATTCCAAGTCTGTGATAGGTGTATAAAATATTTTTAAACCCTGTTAATTTAGCAGAAGTTAAATTATCAATGAGCGTATACCTATTTTGCTTTCCAACTTGATCTGTCCAACCAGCACCTCCGCTTTGTTGCGCCAATAATAATACGTCTTTTGCTTTTTGATAATAAGAATTGCCTCCGTTTAATTTAAATGTATCTGCATCAACACCTAAAATTACATTCACATAAAACACAAGTGTAGAAATTAAATTAGATTCAAAAACAGTTTCATTATAATTAAATGGTTGAAATTCACTGTATTTAAAATTAAAATCTGAATCGTTAATATTTAGGATTGGCGTTGTGTACGAGGTTCCATAAACCGGTCTCACAGCTTGAATCTGAATACTTGCTTCAAAACGATTAGAACTGGGTTGTTTGTTAATTGTGATTGTAAACGCACAGCTTATTCGTTCTTGTGGTTTAAAATTATTATCTGTCCACTTTTTTTGATTGATAAACTCTGTAAGTGACGTTTGTAAGGTGGTAAAAACTTGTTTGTTAGATCCAGAAATTTTATCAGAATTTACAGTTACTAATGCATTTAATTCTTGCGCATTGGTTGTTGTAACTGCTAAAAATAAAATTAATAAAACAACAAGTTTACGCATTCGTTTTTTGTAAAATATGATTCATAATATCGTTAGCAGCTTCAGATTTCAATTTCAATTCAAAAGGTGTTTCGGTTAAATCAGCATCAATAATGGTTACTTTATTTGTACTTTTCGCAAATCCAGCGCCTTTATCTTGCAAAGAATTTAAAACAATCATGTCTAAATTTTTTCGCTGTAATTTTCCTTTTGCGTTTTCAATTTCGTTCGTTGTTTCTAAAGCAAATCCAACTAAAAATTGCTGCTTTTTAATGGCTCCCAAAGAAGCTAAAATATCTTTTGTTGGCGCTAACTGAAT encodes:
- a CDS encoding DUF4835 family protein; protein product: MRKLVVLLILFLAVTTTNAQELNALVTVNSDKISGSNKQVFTTLQTSLTEFINQKKWTDNNFKPQERISCAFTITINKQPSSNRFEASIQIQAVRPVYGTSYTTPILNINDSDFNFKYSEFQPFNYNETVFESNLISTLVFYVNVILGVDADTFKLNGGNSYYQKAKDVLLLAQQSGGAGWTDQVGKQNRYTLIDNLTSAKLTGFKNILYTYHRLGMDEFSTDKKKAKSTIESSVLQLEQLYNKTIGNHIIRFFFDAKADEIANIFSDGPRTNNTSKMKSLLQRISTTNNDKWQKIK